Proteins from one Chroococcidiopsis sp. CCMEE 29 genomic window:
- the secD gene encoding protein translocase subunit SecD, producing the protein MQRQRSLLVLILVLVIAAITVIVRFPIALGLDLQGGSQLTIQVKPSEEVKQITERELEAVQTVIENRVNGLGVSEPVVQTVGQDQILVQLPGVSDPEQAERVLGGTAQLDFRRENFETAALLNVRQKELSQLLLKQQELEQKGDTTAIAANQEQLQAKEKQIAELAESLFEPTGLTGKNLRNADAIPTQIGNNWSVGIEFDPRGGELFAELTKELAGTGRRLGIFLDDELISAPSVSSEFRQTGITGGRAEITGTFTAQSANELALQLRGGALPVPVEIVENRTVGATLGRDSIQRSIYAGVGGLILVLIFMVLYYRLPGLIADLALVIYALLTWATFALLGVTLTLPGIAGFILSIGMAVDANVLIFERTREELQTGKSLYRSVESGFYRAFSSILDGNVTTVIACAALFWLGAGLVRGFALTLGLGVAVSMFTAITCSRTFMLLAISFPALRKPELFCPNLPVSKKAEGAL; encoded by the coding sequence ATGCAAAGACAGCGATCGCTATTGGTTTTGATCTTAGTTCTTGTCATCGCCGCCATTACGGTGATTGTCAGATTTCCAATTGCTCTGGGATTAGACCTCCAGGGAGGCTCTCAGTTGACTATTCAAGTGAAGCCCTCAGAGGAAGTTAAGCAAATCACTGAGCGAGAGTTGGAAGCGGTTCAAACCGTGATTGAAAACCGGGTTAATGGGCTGGGAGTGTCTGAACCAGTGGTGCAGACAGTGGGGCAAGACCAAATCTTGGTTCAACTGCCAGGAGTAAGCGACCCAGAGCAAGCAGAACGAGTGCTGGGTGGCACTGCCCAATTGGATTTTCGCCGCGAGAACTTTGAAACCGCTGCGCTCCTAAATGTGAGACAGAAAGAACTGAGTCAACTATTACTTAAGCAGCAGGAGTTAGAACAGAAGGGAGATACAACAGCGATCGCTGCAAACCAGGAACAACTTCAGGCAAAGGAAAAACAAATTGCTGAATTGGCCGAATCTCTGTTCGAGCCTACAGGCTTAACAGGTAAGAACCTTAGGAATGCAGATGCGATACCGACTCAGATTGGTAACAATTGGAGTGTGGGAATCGAGTTTGATCCTCGTGGAGGCGAACTATTTGCTGAGCTGACTAAAGAACTGGCTGGGACTGGACGCAGGCTAGGCATTTTCCTAGATGATGAACTGATCAGTGCGCCCAGTGTTAGTAGTGAATTTCGGCAAACTGGTATTACTGGTGGCAGAGCTGAGATTACGGGTACCTTTACTGCTCAGTCAGCGAATGAGTTGGCGTTGCAATTGCGAGGTGGGGCTTTACCGGTACCCGTAGAAATTGTAGAAAACCGGACAGTTGGGGCAACGTTGGGTCGAGACAGCATCCAACGCAGCATCTATGCTGGTGTGGGCGGCTTGATTTTAGTATTGATCTTCATGGTGTTGTACTATCGGCTACCAGGACTAATTGCAGATTTAGCTCTGGTTATCTACGCCCTACTGACTTGGGCTACTTTTGCTCTTTTGGGTGTTACGTTGACTCTGCCAGGAATTGCCGGGTTTATCCTCAGCATTGGGATGGCTGTTGACGCAAATGTATTAATTTTTGAGCGAACTCGGGAAGAATTGCAAACGGGCAAATCCCTATACCGTTCTGTAGAATCTGGTTTCTACCGCGCTTTTTCCAGCATCCTAGATGGCAACGTCACGACAGTAATTGCCTGTGCGGCACTGTTCTGGCTGGGAGCTGGTTTAGTGCGGGGTTTTGCCTTGACGTTGGGATTAGGGGTGGCTGTGAGTATGTTTACAGCAATTACTTGTAGTCGCACATTCATGCTGTTGGCAATTAGCTTTCCTGCCTTACGTAAGCCAGAACTATTTTGTCCGAACCTACCAGTTTCAAAGAAGGCAGAGGGTGCACTATGA
- the secF gene encoding protein translocase subunit SecF, with product MKLSVNKQRSLWWAISAAIILSGLIAMAISWRQIGTPLRPSLDFVGGTRLQLERDCSKPGNCDQPINITAVRETLASQGLGSSSIQVVGQDQQGVSIRTKTLNVEERTKLQTALREKIGAFDPKSTQIDTVGPTIGRQLLNSGLIALIVSFAGIMIYLSLRFQFDYAVLAIVALFHDVLIAVGIFSILGLVQGVEVDSLFIVALLTITGFSVNDTVVIYDRIREVLKLNPNQPINSVVDDAVNQTLARSLNTTLTTLLTLFAIFLFGGETLKNFALALIVGFIAGAYSSIFVASTLLSWWRERTTNQSQPVSAIASDAIDTSTRSDDA from the coding sequence ATGAAACTTAGTGTTAACAAACAGCGATCGCTCTGGTGGGCAATTTCTGCCGCCATCATCCTCAGTGGGTTGATCGCCATGGCGATTTCTTGGCGACAGATCGGGACACCTCTGCGTCCCAGTCTGGACTTTGTAGGTGGTACTAGATTGCAGCTGGAACGAGATTGTTCTAAACCGGGTAACTGTGACCAACCAATTAATATCACTGCTGTCCGGGAAACCTTGGCATCTCAAGGACTGGGTAGCAGCAGTATTCAAGTCGTTGGTCAAGACCAGCAGGGCGTATCTATTCGTACCAAGACACTCAATGTTGAGGAACGGACAAAACTACAAACAGCTTTAAGAGAAAAAATAGGAGCCTTTGACCCTAAATCTACGCAAATTGACACGGTTGGTCCCACCATTGGACGGCAGCTTTTAAACTCGGGGTTAATCGCTCTAATCGTCTCCTTTGCGGGCATCATGATCTACTTGAGCCTGCGATTTCAGTTTGACTATGCTGTACTTGCAATCGTGGCTCTGTTCCATGATGTTTTGATCGCAGTTGGTATTTTCTCGATTTTGGGTTTGGTGCAAGGCGTTGAAGTAGATAGCCTGTTTATTGTCGCTCTGTTAACGATTACCGGTTTCTCGGTCAACGATACTGTAGTGATCTACGATCGCATTCGGGAAGTACTCAAGCTGAATCCAAATCAGCCGATCAACTCTGTAGTGGATGATGCTGTTAACCAAACCCTAGCGCGATCGCTTAACACCACGTTGACCACACTGCTGACTTTGTTTGCCATCTTCCTATTTGGGGGAGAAACCCTGAAAAACTTTGCCCTTGCCCTGATTGTAGGTTTTATCGCTGGTGCTTATTCCAGTATCTTTGTTGCAAGTACCTTGTTGTCTTGGTGGAGAGAGCGTACTACTAATCAATCTCAACCTGTTAGTGCGATCGCCTCAGATGCTATTGACACATCGACCCGTTCTGACGATGCATAA
- a CDS encoding GNAT family N-acetyltransferase encodes MDCSQIQFCDRKSQFDLEQLQALFKRGAFWAQERSIEDLSIAIANSEPVVSVWDGERLIGFARATSDGIYRATIWDVVIDPDYRGAGLGGKLVETVLSHPRMNRVERVYLMTTHQQRFYERIGFECNASTTMVLYNQPLPNSLPVQEIQFQELPGG; translated from the coding sequence ATGGATTGTAGCCAGATTCAATTCTGCGATCGCAAGTCCCAATTTGACTTAGAGCAACTGCAAGCGCTATTCAAGCGAGGAGCTTTCTGGGCACAAGAGCGTAGCATTGAAGATTTAAGCATCGCTATTGCCAATAGTGAACCAGTGGTCAGCGTTTGGGATGGGGAGCGGTTGATTGGTTTTGCTAGAGCCACCTCAGATGGTATTTACCGCGCCACTATTTGGGATGTTGTAATTGACCCAGACTATCGCGGTGCTGGGTTGGGGGGTAAGTTGGTGGAAACTGTGTTAAGCCATCCTCGTATGAATCGAGTAGAGCGCGTCTACTTGATGACCACCCATCAACAAAGATTTTATGAACGTATTGGATTCGAGTGCAATGCTAGTACCACGATGGTGCTATACAATCAGCCATTGCCTAATTCCCTTCCTGTTCAAGAGATTCAATTTCAGGAATTACCAGGGGGATAG
- a CDS encoding HAMP domain-containing sensor histidine kinase — protein MSWSNWIYLGVGVGIGLGSSWLLGRSKKSAVSSPAPLSSSEANQALPALGEQLKQTQMAYQLAHEMSQFKAGFLARTSHELRSPLNSLIGLHQLILADLCDSPDEEREFIAQANQSALRLMNLIDQILEVSRIEHGTSQLEIQPLHLASVLQAAYNLTHLLAANRNIRLQLSPPDPEIYVLADPRWLRQVLVNLIDTCIGQMEEGSIFVSAQSTPVNESVQIWLDVQLPVSNWSEPLNLIQSESLPRLASPSPGMALLLNQTLLELMQGYLEIVSVPTEADNSPFSRIQLTIPLVIPEIESLEQEGN, from the coding sequence ATGAGCTGGAGTAACTGGATATATTTAGGAGTAGGAGTAGGAATAGGGCTAGGAAGCAGTTGGTTATTGGGGCGGTCAAAGAAGTCAGCTGTTTCATCGCCCGCACCTCTTAGTAGTTCAGAGGCTAACCAAGCCTTGCCAGCCCTAGGGGAACAGCTGAAGCAAACACAGATGGCATATCAGCTGGCACATGAAATGAGCCAATTTAAGGCGGGGTTTTTAGCACGGACTTCTCACGAGTTGCGATCACCCCTGAATAGCTTGATTGGTCTACATCAATTGATTCTGGCGGATTTATGTGATAGCCCAGATGAAGAGCGAGAATTTATAGCGCAGGCAAATCAGTCAGCCCTGAGGCTGATGAACTTAATCGATCAAATTCTTGAAGTCTCCAGAATTGAACATGGTACCAGCCAGCTAGAAATTCAGCCACTGCATCTAGCTTCAGTTTTACAAGCAGCCTATAACTTGACCCACCTGCTAGCAGCAAATCGCAATATTCGCCTCCAGCTATCACCTCCTGACCCAGAAATTTATGTCCTGGCAGATCCTCGCTGGCTGCGGCAAGTATTAGTGAATTTGATAGACACTTGCATTGGTCAGATGGAGGAGGGAAGTATCTTTGTTTCAGCTCAATCTACACCTGTAAATGAGTCGGTTCAAATTTGGCTGGATGTCCAATTACCAGTCAGTAATTGGTCTGAACCATTGAATTTAATTCAATCTGAAAGCTTGCCTAGATTAGCTTCCCCCTCTCCTGGAATGGCGCTACTGCTGAATCAGACACTTCTAGAACTAATGCAAGGTTACCTAGAGATTGTTTCAGTCCCAACGGAAGCCGATAACTCCCCTTTCAGTCGCATTCAACTAACTATCCCCCTGGTAATTCCTGAAATTGAATCTCTTGAACAGGAAGGGAATTAG
- a CDS encoding L-threonylcarbamoyladenylate synthase, whose translation MTQVSITDLVTGVRSGCLASFPTDTVPALAVLPEKADLIFAAKQRSQNKPLILMAATEDDLWHFVKGSADELLIWQQVAKAYWPGALTLVLPASDRVPRIMNPADPTTIGIRVPNCAIAQSILSRTGPLATTSANLSGQMPLQTTAEIEAQFPDVLTLLPTELAAVNSGIGVPSTVAKWNDGIWQILRQGAVNLF comes from the coding sequence ATGACCCAAGTTTCAATCACAGATCTTGTCACTGGAGTACGTTCTGGCTGTTTGGCCAGCTTTCCAACCGATACTGTACCAGCCCTGGCAGTTCTGCCTGAAAAAGCTGATTTAATTTTTGCGGCAAAGCAACGTAGTCAAAATAAACCACTGATTTTGATGGCAGCTACAGAAGATGATCTGTGGCATTTTGTCAAGGGTAGTGCAGATGAATTGCTCATTTGGCAGCAAGTGGCGAAAGCTTACTGGCCAGGGGCGCTAACATTGGTGTTGCCAGCGAGCGATCGCGTCCCCCGCATAATGAACCCAGCTGATCCAACTACAATCGGGATACGTGTACCTAATTGTGCGATCGCTCAAAGCATTCTGTCGCGAACTGGTCCGCTTGCCACCACCAGCGCCAATCTATCAGGTCAGATGCCGTTGCAGACAACGGCAGAAATTGAAGCTCAGTTTCCAGATGTCCTAACTCTCCTACCAACAGAATTAGCAGCAGTCAATTCCGGAATCGGTGTTCCTTCCACTGTTGCTAAATGGAATGATGGTATTTGGCAAATTTTGCGACAAGGAGCGGTGAACCTATTCTGA
- the prmC gene encoding peptide chain release factor N(5)-glutamine methyltransferase — protein sequence MIDKHLWVVSGLELWQWRHRAQKAAIAANVSPTELDWLLQEVAGLERLALRLESFKDWSQIQLQLPLKDLDRLWQRRLNDRLPVQYIAHIAPWRQFKLAVSPAVLIPRPETEGLIDLAVAAAKNSWVPQLEQGHWTDLGTGSGAIAIGLAEAFPAATIHAVDYNPAALEIAQINAQQLGFPARIQFYQGSWWEPLESLKGQLSGMVANPPYIPSSLVPQLQSEVAKHEPHLALDGGADGLDCIRHLIETSPAYLRPGGVWLIEMMAGQATTVAELLHNQGSYCKIEIHPDLAGIERFALAYRF from the coding sequence ATGATCGATAAACATCTGTGGGTAGTTTCTGGTTTAGAACTTTGGCAGTGGCGGCATCGAGCCCAAAAGGCGGCGATCGCTGCTAATGTCTCACCCACTGAACTGGACTGGCTTCTGCAAGAAGTAGCTGGGCTAGAGCGATTAGCCCTACGTCTAGAGTCTTTTAAAGACTGGTCACAAATTCAGCTACAGCTACCTCTAAAAGACCTAGACCGACTGTGGCAGCGACGATTAAATGACCGCTTGCCAGTCCAGTACATCGCTCATATTGCTCCTTGGCGGCAGTTTAAATTAGCAGTTTCTCCCGCTGTCTTGATTCCCCGACCCGAAACGGAGGGATTGATTGATTTAGCAGTTGCAGCTGCCAAAAATAGTTGGGTTCCTCAGCTAGAGCAAGGACACTGGACGGATTTAGGGACCGGGAGTGGAGCGATCGCCATCGGATTGGCAGAGGCATTTCCAGCAGCGACAATTCATGCTGTTGATTACAACCCAGCTGCCCTGGAGATCGCTCAAATCAATGCCCAACAACTGGGTTTTCCAGCCCGAATTCAGTTTTATCAAGGTTCTTGGTGGGAACCTTTAGAATCACTCAAAGGTCAGCTGAGTGGTATGGTAGCAAATCCGCCTTATATTCCCAGTTCTCTGGTGCCGCAGTTGCAATCAGAAGTGGCGAAACATGAACCACACCTAGCTCTAGATGGCGGCGCAGATGGCTTAGATTGTATTCGACATCTAATCGAAACATCCCCCGCTTATCTACGACCGGGTGGCGTTTGGTTAATTGAAATGATGGCAGGACAGGCTACAACTGTAGCTGAGTTACTGCACAATCAGGGCAGCTACTGCAAAATCGAAATTCATCCAGATCTAGCTGGAATTGAACGCTTTGCGCTCGCCTATCGATTTTAG
- a CDS encoding Tic22 family protein codes for MKSMIRWAATLGLAGSAVIGSSVIGNMRVLALPQEQIVQKLGPVPVFTITDNKGAPLVAAVPNQPKQSGIAGVFISRQDAQAFVEQLKKKDPNLAKNVRVVPVSLGEVYKLDQANQNNPNALDFAYVPQKQQVNAAMTLLQQSGQKVQQFNGTPLFVAKAGNKEKGYLTVNQSNQQVIPFFFNKDELQAMLERFKKQKPDLASTVEIQVVNLEGVLQALQTRNDQALNQIVLVPPRESLEFVRSLEPAAPAQNQRPQPAKAQQSPRR; via the coding sequence ATGAAATCAATGATTCGTTGGGCTGCAACTTTAGGACTAGCCGGAAGTGCTGTAATAGGCTCTTCTGTAATTGGTAATATGCGGGTGCTAGCTTTACCTCAAGAGCAAATTGTGCAAAAGCTAGGACCTGTGCCTGTGTTTACGATTACTGATAACAAAGGTGCTCCACTAGTTGCTGCTGTTCCAAATCAGCCAAAGCAGTCAGGAATTGCGGGTGTTTTTATTAGCCGCCAGGATGCTCAGGCATTTGTCGAGCAGCTGAAGAAGAAAGATCCAAACTTGGCAAAAAATGTACGGGTGGTACCTGTATCTTTGGGAGAAGTTTACAAGCTGGATCAAGCGAACCAAAACAATCCCAACGCGCTAGATTTTGCCTATGTGCCACAAAAGCAGCAGGTTAACGCAGCGATGACGTTGCTGCAGCAAAGTGGTCAAAAAGTGCAACAGTTTAATGGAACTCCTCTGTTCGTTGCTAAAGCAGGGAATAAGGAAAAAGGATACTTGACGGTTAACCAAAGCAATCAGCAAGTGATTCCTTTCTTTTTTAACAAAGATGAATTGCAAGCTATGCTGGAACGCTTCAAAAAACAGAAGCCAGATTTAGCTTCCACTGTTGAGATTCAGGTGGTGAATCTAGAGGGAGTGCTGCAAGCTTTGCAAACTCGTAACGATCAGGCTCTGAACCAAATTGTGTTAGTTCCACCGCGGGAATCACTGGAATTTGTGCGATCGCTTGAGCCTGCAGCCCCAGCTCAGAACCAACGTCCTCAGCCAGCAAAAGCGCAGCAAAGCCCTCGGCGTTGA
- a CDS encoding GNAT family N-acetyltransferase has protein sequence MGFWKSWFSGSEAAAATKTTPVEEHTTESVDGSSQSGTSITFSSDRDLDLYELEELCDAVGWARRPLRKVKKAIQHSFLVVSMWEVRGTQRRLIGFARATSDHAFNATIWDVVVHPSFQGKGLGKALMQYTIKKLRAEDISNITLFADPHVLDFYRGMGFIADPEGIKGMFWYPN, from the coding sequence ATGGGTTTTTGGAAAAGCTGGTTTAGCGGCTCTGAAGCTGCCGCTGCAACCAAAACAACGCCTGTTGAGGAGCATACTACTGAATCTGTGGATGGTTCCTCCCAAAGTGGCACAAGCATCACCTTCAGTAGCGATCGCGATCTTGACTTGTATGAACTAGAGGAACTTTGCGATGCGGTCGGTTGGGCGCGTCGCCCGTTGCGTAAGGTAAAAAAAGCGATTCAGCATAGTTTTCTCGTCGTTTCAATGTGGGAGGTGCGAGGTACTCAACGACGGCTGATTGGCTTTGCCCGCGCCACCTCAGACCATGCTTTTAATGCCACTATTTGGGATGTAGTGGTTCACCCCAGTTTTCAGGGTAAAGGGCTAGGGAAGGCGTTGATGCAGTACACAATCAAGAAGCTCAGGGCTGAAGACATTAGCAATATTACTTTGTTCGCCGACCCCCATGTGCTTGATTTTTATCGAGGTATGGGTTTCATCGCTGATCCAGAAGGCATCAAAGGGATGTTTTGGTATCCCAATTAG
- a CDS encoding alpha/beta hydrolase, producing the protein METIEILGVRHAYELTGRTTCPHALVFIHGWLLSRGYWQPLIERLALDYQCLAYDLRGFGQSQSTLKAESNSYKNSLSLTAPCLSTTPASASLRVSSYTPAAYAQDLVILLQQLNLTSAWLIGHSLGGTIALWAANQLPEHVKGVICINAGGGIYLKEAFEQFRSAGQTLLKFRPQWLSYVPLIDLLFTRANVAQAIARSWGRQRLIDFVVAHPEAALGALLDSTTEEEINRLPQVVSQLKQPVYFLAGSKDQIMEPKYVRHLASFHPLFGACGDNVIDIPHCGHLAMIEQPDAVASQIQWILAQHK; encoded by the coding sequence ATGGAAACCATTGAAATCTTGGGAGTTCGGCACGCTTACGAGCTAACGGGCCGGACGACATGCCCTCATGCTTTAGTGTTTATCCACGGCTGGCTTTTAAGTCGTGGGTATTGGCAACCATTGATTGAGCGTTTAGCTCTAGATTACCAGTGCCTAGCTTATGATTTGCGCGGTTTTGGTCAGTCGCAGAGCACCCTAAAAGCAGAGTCAAATTCTTACAAAAATTCCTTGAGCCTGACTGCGCCCTGTCTTAGCACTACCCCGGCCAGTGCTAGTCTCAGAGTGTCTAGTTATACTCCGGCTGCTTATGCTCAGGATTTAGTTATCCTGCTGCAACAGCTAAATCTTACCAGCGCTTGGCTGATCGGTCACTCCCTAGGAGGTACGATTGCTCTGTGGGCAGCTAACCAGCTACCTGAGCACGTTAAAGGAGTGATTTGTATCAACGCCGGTGGTGGTATTTATCTCAAAGAAGCCTTTGAGCAGTTTCGCTCAGCGGGTCAAACTCTATTGAAATTCCGCCCTCAGTGGCTCTCCTATGTGCCTTTAATTGACTTATTGTTTACGCGCGCAAATGTAGCGCAGGCGATCGCTCGCTCTTGGGGTCGGCAACGGTTAATTGATTTTGTCGTAGCTCACCCGGAAGCTGCTCTAGGAGCACTGCTAGACTCGACTACCGAGGAGGAAATCAACCGCTTACCCCAAGTAGTGTCCCAGCTCAAGCAGCCGGTTTATTTTCTTGCAGGGTCTAAAGACCAAATTATGGAACCAAAATATGTCCGTCATTTGGCAAGCTTTCACCCCCTATTTGGAGCTTGTGGTGACAACGTGATTGATATTCCCCATTGTGGACACCTGGCAATGATAGAGCAGCCAGATGCCGTCGCCAGCCAAATTCAGTGGATTCTGGCTCAGCATAAGTAG
- the tsaD gene encoding tRNA (adenosine(37)-N6)-threonylcarbamoyltransferase complex transferase subunit TsaD, with translation MATVLALETSCDETAVAVVKNRQVCSSIITSQIPVHQQYGGVVPEVASRQHVEIINQAIAQALEQAQMNWEKIDGIAATCAPGLVGALLVGLTAAKTLAMVHQKPFLGVHHLEGHIYANYLSEPSLEPPFLSLLVSGGHTSLIYVKDCGIYQTLGETRDDAAGEAFDKVARLLHLGYPGGPIIDQLAQAGNPQAFELPEGNISRPGGGYHPYDSSFSGLKTAVLRLVQQLERDTQSLPVKDVAASFQETVARSLTKRAIACALDYGLHTIAVGGGVAANSELRKQLHAAAATQNLRVLFPPMKFCTDNAAMIGCAAADHLKRGHTSPLTLGVQSRLAITEVMQLYQLEGSEV, from the coding sequence ATGGCAACCGTTTTAGCACTTGAAACCAGCTGTGATGAAACTGCCGTAGCAGTTGTTAAGAATCGTCAAGTTTGTAGTAGTATTATTACTTCACAAATTCCAGTCCATCAGCAGTATGGCGGAGTGGTGCCAGAGGTGGCATCGCGCCAACACGTCGAAATAATTAATCAAGCAATCGCCCAGGCACTCGAACAAGCTCAAATGAACTGGGAAAAAATTGATGGCATCGCGGCAACCTGTGCGCCTGGACTGGTGGGGGCGCTGTTGGTGGGGTTAACCGCTGCCAAAACTTTAGCGATGGTACATCAAAAACCGTTTTTGGGAGTTCATCATCTAGAAGGGCATATTTATGCCAACTACTTGAGTGAGCCGAGTTTAGAACCGCCTTTCTTGAGCCTGCTAGTTTCTGGTGGTCACACTAGCTTGATTTATGTTAAAGATTGTGGAATTTATCAAACGTTAGGCGAAACCCGTGATGATGCAGCGGGTGAAGCCTTCGATAAAGTGGCGCGGTTGTTGCATCTGGGATATCCTGGTGGTCCTATCATTGACCAATTGGCACAAGCAGGCAACCCGCAAGCCTTTGAACTACCAGAGGGGAATATTTCTCGACCGGGTGGGGGCTATCATCCGTATGATTCAAGTTTTAGTGGGTTAAAAACAGCGGTACTACGGCTGGTACAACAGCTAGAGCGAGATACCCAATCGCTGCCCGTTAAAGATGTAGCTGCTAGCTTTCAGGAAACTGTAGCGCGATCGCTGACTAAACGGGCGATTGCCTGCGCCCTTGACTACGGACTCCATACCATTGCCGTCGGTGGAGGCGTGGCAGCTAACAGTGAACTCAGAAAGCAACTACATGCTGCTGCTGCTACTCAAAACCTGCGAGTGCTATTTCCGCCGATGAAATTCTGCACCGATAACGCCGCGATGATTGGCTGTGCCGCAGCTGACCACCTCAAGCGGGGTCATACCTCCCCTTTAACACTAGGAGTCCAGTCAAGACTAGCAATTACCGAGGTCATGCAGCTGTACCAACTTGAGGGGTCAGAGGTATAA
- a CDS encoding Photosystem I reaction center subunit III → MRRLFALILVIGIWINFAPPANAVGAGLVPCSESQQFLQRAQNARASTDTRPARDRFQYYIDNNALCGPEGLPRLIVDGRVGHLGDITLPGLVFFFIAGWIGWAGRSYLQAVKKMEGGASENKEVILDVPLALKCFASGATWPLGAVKELLSGELTAKEEEIPVSPR, encoded by the coding sequence ATGCGACGATTGTTTGCTCTGATTCTTGTAATTGGGATATGGATCAATTTTGCCCCACCAGCAAACGCAGTAGGGGCTGGTCTAGTACCTTGCAGTGAATCTCAACAGTTTCTGCAGCGGGCGCAAAATGCCCGTGCCTCAACTGATACCAGACCCGCGCGAGACCGATTTCAGTACTATATCGATAACAATGCTCTATGTGGTCCCGAGGGCTTGCCTCGTTTGATTGTAGATGGTCGCGTTGGTCATCTGGGTGACATCACCTTGCCAGGTCTTGTATTCTTTTTTATTGCTGGTTGGATTGGCTGGGCAGGCCGCTCTTATCTACAAGCAGTCAAAAAAATGGAAGGTGGTGCCTCTGAGAACAAAGAAGTCATTCTCGATGTTCCTTTGGCACTTAAATGTTTCGCGTCAGGTGCTACTTGGCCCCTAGGAGCTGTGAAAGAATTGCTGTCAGGTGAATTAACTGCTAAGGAAGAAGAAATTCCCGTTTCCCCACGTTAG
- a CDS encoding PsaJ protein — MQTKDDQKTYFLQYLSLAPVLAVLAVVVSFTTWVVINYFFPDILMFPNP; from the coding sequence ATGCAGACAAAAGACGATCAAAAAACGTATTTCCTTCAGTATCTTTCCTTGGCACCAGTGCTTGCCGTTCTGGCGGTGGTAGTTTCATTCACGACCTGGGTTGTAATTAATTACTTCTTCCCCGATATCCTGATGTTCCCAAACCCGTAA
- a CDS encoding photosystem I reaction center subunit XI — translation MAQAVDASKNRPSDPRNQEVVFPAGRDPQVGNLETPINSSSLTKWYINNLPAYRPGITPLRRGLEVGMAHGYWLIGPFAKLGPLRDTDIANLAGLLSTLSLIAISTAAMALYAASNPPQPHVITTTPNPPDAFRSPEGWNTYASGFLVGGVGGAVVAYFLISNLELIQRLLGR, via the coding sequence ATGGCGCAGGCAGTAGATGCATCAAAAAATCGTCCGAGCGATCCAAGAAATCAAGAGGTTGTCTTTCCAGCAGGACGCGATCCACAGGTTGGGAACCTAGAAACGCCGATTAATAGTTCTAGCCTCACCAAGTGGTACATTAATAACTTGCCAGCTTATCGCCCTGGTATAACCCCACTCAGACGAGGGCTAGAAGTTGGTATGGCTCATGGTTATTGGCTGATTGGACCTTTTGCCAAATTAGGTCCGCTGCGGGATACAGATATTGCCAATCTGGCTGGGTTACTCTCAACCCTTAGTTTGATTGCAATCTCAACCGCTGCCATGGCTCTGTATGCCGCTAGCAATCCACCTCAACCTCACGTTATCACCACCACCCCTAATCCTCCAGATGCCTTTAGATCTCCAGAAGGCTGGAACACTTATGCCAGTGGTTTCTTAGTTGGTGGAGTTGGCGGTGCAGTAGTTGCCTACTTCCTAATTTCCAATCTTGAATTAATTCAACGCCTCCTTGGCAGATAG
- the gmk gene encoding guanylate kinase produces MTQVLPIHSSVMIKECQQPGRLVVLTGPSGVGKGTLVRALLQRHPELNLSISVTTRSPRPGEVQGKHYYFVSRSQFEQMIAQGKLLEWAEFAGNYYGTPREPVEEQTRNGKWVLLEIELEGARQVHQTYPDALRIFILPPSLTELEQRLRSRAQDSEEAIARRLRRAQEEINAASEFDFEIINDNFETAVNRIEAALFAA; encoded by the coding sequence ATGACGCAAGTTTTGCCCATTCACAGTTCTGTGATGATAAAGGAATGCCAGCAACCTGGTAGACTGGTCGTTTTGACAGGTCCCAGTGGAGTTGGCAAAGGGACATTAGTGCGAGCACTGCTGCAACGTCATCCAGAATTAAATCTTTCAATTTCAGTCACAACCCGTTCTCCCCGTCCAGGCGAAGTTCAGGGTAAGCACTATTACTTCGTTAGCCGCAGTCAGTTTGAACAAATGATTGCCCAGGGGAAACTATTAGAATGGGCTGAATTTGCTGGTAACTACTACGGCACTCCCCGCGAACCTGTGGAAGAGCAAACTCGCAATGGCAAATGGGTTTTGTTGGAAATTGAGTTAGAAGGGGCGCGACAAGTTCACCAAACTTATCCCGACGCTCTCCGTATTTTTATTCTGCCGCCTTCGTTAACGGAACTAGAACAGCGCTTACGGAGTCGGGCTCAGGATTCTGAGGAAGCGATCGCCCGTCGTCTCCGCCGTGCTCAAGAAGAAATTAATGCCGCTAGTGAGTTTGATTTTGAGATTATTAATGACAATTTTGAAACTGCTGTCAATCGCATCGAAGCAGCACTGTTTGCTGCTTGA